One Parasphingorhabdus cellanae genomic region harbors:
- a CDS encoding UDP-2,3-diacylglucosamine diphosphatase has product MTKQFPSISASSVPLLDADRYEARLSRKTQVNSADRTRYRTIWISDIHLGTRGCNAEMLIDFLDHVDSDTLYLVGDIIDGWRLKKKFYWPDGHNDIIWRILKRAKRDTRIVYIPGNHDEMFRQFTGLNFGGVEIRRSAIHETADGRRLLVLHGDEFDAVMLAHRWLAFVGDAAYTTLMRLNWVVNKVRGRMGLPYWSLSKIAKHKVKNAVEFIGRFEELVAKAAGNRGVDGVVCGHIHTAEMREIKGIEYYNDGDWVEGCTALVECDDGTMEILHWADEIAAREARRDQPLKLKTVKGDLEQAA; this is encoded by the coding sequence ATGACCAAACAATTTCCGTCAATTTCTGCGTCCAGTGTTCCGTTGCTGGACGCCGACAGATACGAAGCACGTTTGTCAAGAAAAACACAAGTCAATTCGGCTGACCGAACGCGCTATCGTACGATCTGGATATCTGACATCCATCTTGGAACACGCGGTTGCAATGCGGAAATGTTGATTGATTTCCTTGACCATGTGGATAGCGATACTCTTTATCTGGTCGGCGATATTATTGATGGCTGGCGGTTGAAGAAGAAATTCTACTGGCCTGATGGACATAATGATATCATCTGGCGGATATTGAAACGGGCCAAGCGAGATACAAGGATTGTCTATATTCCTGGCAATCATGACGAAATGTTTCGGCAATTTACGGGGCTTAACTTCGGTGGTGTCGAAATACGCCGCTCTGCTATTCACGAAACTGCTGACGGGCGACGTCTGTTGGTGCTCCATGGCGATGAATTTGATGCCGTGATGCTAGCACATCGTTGGCTCGCGTTCGTCGGTGATGCCGCTTACACCACATTGATGCGACTAAATTGGGTGGTGAATAAGGTGAGGGGGCGGATGGGGCTGCCCTATTGGTCGCTTTCAAAAATCGCCAAACACAAGGTTAAAAACGCAGTTGAATTTATCGGCCGCTTTGAGGAGCTGGTTGCCAAAGCGGCAGGTAACCGGGGCGTTGACGGCGTCGTTTGCGGTCATATCCACACGGCCGAAATGCGTGAGATCAAAGGTATCGAATATTATAATGACGGAGATTGGGTGGAAGGTTGCACCGCATTGGTCGAATGTGACGACGGGACAATGGAAATATTGCATTGGGCGGATGAAATTGCTGCTCGGGAGGCGCGTCGCGATCAACCGCTAAAGCTGAAGACCGTAAAGGGTGACTTGGAGCAAGCGGCGTGA
- a CDS encoding NUDIX domain-containing protein produces the protein MNDEIDFHGAKVALFVEDRLLVYRRDNKPNIPFPDMWDLPGGGREGGESGAECVVRETFEEFGIKVQIAAIDYIQYYENWRGSSSRRALFFVGRLTRKQVSGIVFGDEGQHWQMMTVADFLESQEAVPHLQDRLRDYLTKRL, from the coding sequence ATGAATGATGAGATCGACTTCCACGGCGCAAAAGTGGCGCTATTTGTCGAGGACCGGCTTCTAGTCTATCGCCGTGATAACAAGCCCAATATTCCGTTTCCCGATATGTGGGATCTTCCGGGAGGTGGCCGCGAAGGTGGCGAAAGTGGCGCTGAATGCGTTGTCCGGGAAACGTTTGAAGAATTTGGTATCAAGGTGCAAATTGCAGCCATTGACTATATTCAGTATTATGAAAATTGGCGAGGCTCTAGCAGTCGGCGGGCGCTGTTTTTCGTTGGTCGCCTGACCCGCAAGCAAGTGTCTGGAATCGTTTTTGGTGATGAGGGGCAGCACTGGCAAATGATGACTGTAGCCGACTTTCTGGAGAGCCAAGAGGCCGTTCCGCATTTACAGGACCGGTTGCGTGATTACCTCACGAAACGGCTCTAA
- a CDS encoding NAD(P)H-quinone oxidoreductase, whose amino-acid sequence MASKVLQSEMTAIAISEPGGPEVLKPQTMAVPEPAAGEVLIQVVAAGVNRPDVVQRMGLYPAPPGASPLPGLEVSGTVVALGKGIEPEWMGRKVCALTNGGGYAEYCVAPAGQCLPVPDRLTMEEAAALPETLFTVWSNLFNRAFAREDETVLVHGGTSGIGTMAIMLGKLFGLKVIVTCGSDQKCTAAKGIGADHAINYKAQDFVEEVKKITGGEGLEIVLDMVAGDYVPRNLNCLKEDGRHVTIAVQGGMNATLNMAQVMMKRLTLTGSTLRPQSADRKALLADELYRYVWPDIEAGKLKPVMDESFALADAAKAHAHMEAGDHVGKIILLIK is encoded by the coding sequence ATGGCATCGAAGGTCTTACAATCGGAAATGACTGCGATCGCGATCAGCGAGCCAGGTGGCCCGGAAGTGTTGAAGCCGCAAACTATGGCGGTGCCTGAACCAGCAGCCGGAGAAGTTTTGATACAAGTCGTTGCTGCTGGGGTGAACCGGCCTGATGTAGTGCAACGCATGGGGCTATACCCCGCGCCTCCAGGCGCATCACCTTTGCCCGGTCTGGAAGTGTCCGGCACTGTCGTTGCATTAGGTAAAGGCATCGAGCCTGAATGGATGGGCCGCAAGGTCTGCGCTCTTACCAATGGTGGAGGTTATGCAGAATATTGCGTTGCGCCAGCTGGACAATGTCTCCCGGTTCCGGACAGGCTGACAATGGAAGAAGCTGCGGCCTTGCCGGAAACCCTTTTTACCGTGTGGAGCAATTTATTCAATCGTGCCTTTGCAAGAGAAGATGAAACGGTACTTGTCCACGGCGGCACTAGCGGTATCGGTACAATGGCGATCATGCTGGGGAAGTTATTTGGACTGAAAGTGATCGTGACATGCGGTTCGGATCAGAAATGCACTGCGGCCAAGGGCATCGGCGCGGATCACGCGATTAATTACAAGGCACAGGATTTCGTGGAAGAGGTCAAGAAGATCACTGGTGGCGAGGGGCTGGAAATAGTGCTCGACATGGTCGCAGGTGATTATGTGCCGCGCAATCTCAATTGTCTGAAAGAAGATGGCCGACACGTAACGATAGCCGTTCAAGGCGGAATGAACGCCACGCTCAATATGGCGCAGGTGATGATGAAGCGGCTGACGCTTACCGGCTCAACACTGCGTCCGCAATCTGCCGATCGCAAAGCGCTGCTCGCTGACGAGCTCTATCGCTATGTCTGGCCAGATATCGAAGCGGGCAAATTGAAGCCGGTTATGGATGAAAGTTTCGCCCTGGCGGATGCTGCCAAGGCTCATGCCCATATGGAGGCTGGCGACCATGTTGGGAAGATAATTTTGTTAATAAAGTAA
- a CDS encoding DUF1192 domain-containing protein: MNEDDDLPRSANDPLSLLTKQDLDPFSVDELEKRISVLKNEISRCEAKKSFAVSHRANADSLFKRP, encoded by the coding sequence ATGAATGAAGATGATGATCTGCCGCGTAGCGCAAATGATCCACTCAGCTTGCTGACAAAACAGGATCTCGACCCTTTTTCTGTCGATGAACTGGAAAAGCGGATATCTGTCCTCAAAAATGAGATAAGCCGCTGCGAAGCCAAGAAAAGCTTTGCAGTGTCGCATCGCGCCAACGCCGATAGTCTGTTTAAAAGGCCATGA